Proteins encoded by one window of Fischerella sp. PCC 9605:
- a CDS encoding tetratricopeptide repeat-containing S1 family peptidase, with translation MKFYYQLAPALIGVTIALVQTQVAVALSPTEVNNIAKQVTVLIQSKKPKYGSGVIIKKQGNTYTVLTAAHVVEVKDNYEIITPNGKRYAVSYSSVKQLPGVDLAVVQFTSSQNYTVAKIGNSDASTEGTTAYVAGFPAPTFAINQSIYIFSDGKITANASKPLRDGYRLVYSNNTLEGMSGGAVLNEKGELIGIHGRADLDTKENKTGFNLGIPINTFLGLSAKAAVDAGVSAPNTQVATAPKADDFYIQAGDKYKKGDYEGAIEDYNQALQVNPKYATAYFQRGLALLRIQDETNAVKNFQKAADLYFEEGKKADGYISQGLVRATLKDYQGAIAAYNQSIKLNPTAEAYYHRAEIRMILGDGDGSLADQVEAIASLGKYSQGWTGMIRKAAEGFSKLQ, from the coding sequence ATGAAATTTTATTATCAACTCGCACCAGCACTAATTGGAGTCACAATCGCCCTTGTGCAAACGCAAGTGGCTGTAGCACTATCGCCAACTGAGGTGAATAATATTGCTAAACAAGTCACAGTGCTGATTCAAAGTAAAAAGCCAAAGTACGGTTCCGGGGTAATTATCAAGAAACAGGGTAATACTTACACCGTCCTTACGGCTGCTCACGTGGTAGAAGTCAAAGATAATTATGAGATTATTACCCCTAATGGTAAACGTTATGCAGTTAGCTACAGCAGTGTGAAACAATTGCCAGGAGTAGACTTAGCGGTAGTGCAGTTTACCAGCAGTCAAAATTACACTGTGGCGAAGATCGGCAACTCTGACGCTAGCACAGAAGGGACAACTGCTTATGTGGCTGGTTTTCCTGCACCGACGTTTGCAATTAATCAGTCAATTTACATTTTCAGCGATGGGAAGATTACTGCTAATGCCTCAAAACCATTGCGCGATGGTTATAGGTTAGTTTACAGCAATAATACGTTAGAGGGGATGAGTGGTGGTGCAGTCTTGAATGAAAAGGGTGAACTAATAGGAATTCACGGTAGAGCAGACTTAGATACGAAAGAAAATAAAACAGGATTTAATTTAGGCATTCCCATCAATACCTTTTTAGGACTGTCAGCAAAAGCTGCGGTAGATGCGGGAGTCTCTGCTCCTAACACTCAAGTAGCGACAGCACCCAAAGCAGATGACTTTTACATTCAGGCTGGGGATAAGTATAAAAAGGGAGACTATGAAGGAGCAATTGAAGATTACAACCAAGCGCTACAAGTTAATCCCAAATATGCTACTGCTTACTTTCAACGGGGTCTTGCCTTACTACGTATTCAAGATGAGACCAATGCAGTCAAAAATTTCCAGAAAGCCGCAGACCTTTATTTTGAAGAAGGCAAGAAAGCTGATGGTTACATAAGTCAGGGACTTGTTCGTGCAACCTTAAAAGATTATCAGGGAGCGATCGCTGCTTATAATCAAAGCATTAAACTCAATCCCACAGCCGAAGCCTACTACCACCGGGCTGAAATCCGCATGATATTGGGAGACGGTGATGGATCTCTTGCGGATCAAGTTGAAGCAATTGCCAGCCTTGGCAAATATAGCCAAGGCTGGACTGGAATGATCAGGAAGGCTGCTGAGGGGTTCTCTAAACTCCAGTAA